The Panicum virgatum strain AP13 chromosome 3N, P.virgatum_v5, whole genome shotgun sequence genome includes the window CCCTACCAGCATTAGACGGTACTTTCATTCAGATCCAGTGATCCTTACATATCTGTGCACATTTTCAGTGAATTGTTCACCTATCAAGCATCTAGGGAGGTGCCACACTGCAGGATTGCAGCCATGGTGTATCCAGCTGACAGCTTTGACCCTAAATCCTATAAATGATGGTGTATATGCAGGCCTGGTGCGGGGAAGATGACGCCACTGTTGTGCAGCTTATTATTGGCAAGAACACAGGTGTTGTTTGGCGGTGCTACTTGATTTCCCCGCATGCTCACTTGTCACTCCAGGGATAGCTTAGCCATTGTCAAGGCAAGGACCTTGACCCCATTTGCCATGTCCTCTGGCGATGCATACTCCTCGGGCTTGTGGCTGTAACCTGCAGATGCTGCTTTCAGTAGCCATTCATTTTGCGACAGCTTGTTCATTTGCAAGCAGGTTGTGTGCTAAAACTGAAATTTTACGCCTAAATCACTAGCTACAATGACTTAAACAAACACATTTCTTGGATATTAGCCTATTTAACATAACACATGTACTTCTGTATATGTATGAAAAATCATGTTATTACTCTGACTCATTTAAAAGTGAGTACAAACCTTTGTAACAGGGGATGAAGATCATACCCATTGGTGATACTCTGCAGATCAAATGCATAATTAGACGTGTTAGTTGATAATAAATATGCTAGTATGGTGATGCAAACTAGAAATATATGTAACCTAGATTGCAAAGTTGTCAAACAATTGTATGgacattgtaaaaaaaaaaagaggaacaaTAGCAGAAACATGGGTTTTGGCTTTCCTGAGCTAATGCAAACTGTTACCACTGAGGATATAAATAGAAATTTCAGTTCCAGAATGAAATAACCTAGATGGGACGATCGATGGTTCAAAGAATATGTCATGTATTTACTTTATGAATGAAAGTTATGGAATTTTTTATCAGGTAGTCTGAATCTTTTGTAATTGTTCAGTTCCGTTGTGCCTAATTGCCTATTAGTTTGTTCTGTATAAGCAGATACTCTAATTTTATCTCCTATGCAACCACATCAACAATTCGTGAGCGGATTTCTGCTGAAAACATGGAGGCCCTGTCTCAGTTGGACAGTTGAGGGATCAATAGAATCAGAAAATCGAGCCATGACACATTCTGTGGTAGTTTGTTTTCTAAAAACTTATCCTGCCTTTTTATTTGCTGGTCAGAaattttagtatatttttcctATTTATTTTATGCTAACATGGGGACCTAAAGCAATGAACAAGAAAAATTCAGAAATGGAAAACATCACAGTTGGGGCTAGTAATTCACCTGGCCATGAAGAGAGAATCATGGTAAGCTCTGCTAATCATCTTTTTATACTCCAGGTTCAACTGTTTTGCAGCAAATTCCATTGCCTCAACAACTGATTGGTCAGATAGAGCAGGGGGATCCTGGTTTATGATCTTGAATTCTGAAAGCACAACTCCACGGTTCTTTGATATCTCTGTTGCAGATCGGCGAATCTTCTCAATGACTTCATTCCTTCTTTTCTCATCAATATCTCTTACATCTGTAACAAGGATACCATGACTTTGATAGTTGGAAAATCATCATATTTTCTTGAAGTCATATTTTGTTTGAAAGGAAATAGGCTCCTACCAATTTCTAGGTGTGATTTACTTGGGATGCTATTGATTGCTCCTGGATGTAGCTGCAGAATACCTGGAGAAGAATAATTTAGTCAAATTAATACAAGGTTAAGCATATCGTGACAGTTTGTTTCAAATGTTCaaccttttctttttgaaagaaATCCTGTTGGTATGTTGGTTAACCATTAGAATCATAAATATACTTCAAAAATTGTCTAATTAAGCTTCTAGCCTACAATGGGATAAAACAATAGAAAATTACGGTTGCAGAAACATCATTATTTCAAGGCCAGAATATCAAAGTCGCATGCCTATTGCCTTGGCTAAATATGATAAATTTTGTTTGACATGCAGAGAAGATATAATCCAACAAGGATGGGCGCACATAAAGTGCAGTGAGAAAGCCACAAACTTCATGCAGAAAACAATGTGCTGAGCAATACATATTTAGTCCAAATGTACTACAGGATATCATGATGCCACAAGCATGAAGGAATGATAGATTTTATGTCAAAAGTTAATATATGTGATTTATAAAACATACCAACAGTGCCAACAGTATCAATTGATCCTGATTCCAGGACATGTTTCTCAACTGCTAATGCCAGCTCAGCTGCTGCCAGTCCAGCATCATTTCTGCAAAAGACCCTTTTTACATACATATACGGGGAGATCCTTCCTTACTAATGTAATCAAATGAATGCAAATGCTAACCTTGCAGGCATGAGCACTGCCCCTGCATGACCCCCATTCCCTTCAAATTCAACTGTAATGCTTGCAGGAGCAGCAATAGCAGTAACAATGCCAATGGGGATACCTGTTATAACAATAGATATGAGTAAAAGCAATTTTAAATCTCAGAAATACTAATTAATTGGAATATACCTTCCTTCTCCAAGATGGGACCCTGTTCAATGTGCAATTCTATAAAAGCAGAGTAACTGTTTTTCTTTAGGAACACACTTTGCAGGTCTTTTGGATCCATCTTATACCCAGCAGATTCTGCAGCATCTAAAAATGACACATTCTGATTGTCAACTACTTTTCTGAGGGATTGTGCTAGTTCCTCAATACCTGCCATTAAGCGGCTGCACAGTTTAAAGGAGTGAAAAGATAAGAACCAACAAATTAGAGTCATGCGTTGATTGACACAAGCAAATTTAATCTTATTAGATAAGGGTCCACCTTCCCAAGCAGCTAATTCCAAATCGTGTAGGCTCCTCTGATGTAAACATAATGACCTCCAAAGATCTTTTTGGCTGGAAACCAGATCTGTATGAAACATGCAGGCCAAACGGGTAAGGCTCATTTCAAGATGAAAAACAAAGCTAATCCAATGTTTATATAGCCCAGAGTCATGACCTCAAAATGCTGACAACCTAGACAGAAAAATGCAAGGTTTATGACAACGTGAGTACTCCACTTTTTGGACAAAATGGCAAAAGCTCTGTCAGTTCTATTGATAAAGTAATCAATTTCTTGGAATCCAATGAAGTGTAATGCCACCGATGTTCTATATCAATGTGGCACAAAGGTTCTGGATTATGTTAAGAACTTAATATCTCAAGTCTAGAGCACATTTCTAGTGCATATGAGAatgtgatgaggtaaatattaGATGCATGCTTGAAAATACTTGGTTACATCCCACGACGAGCAGAGGTGGATCTTCAGTGGTCTATCAGACAGTTGCAGCACAGAACTAATCAATATGCAGCTCAGGAGTTTgatcaaattaaaactcaacaaTAGTTGATCAAGCACATTACAACAGCAAAATAATTTCACTCATGCAAGCGCTAAAAACATCCTTGTATAAGAACCATCCATGTTACAGATGGGAAAGAGTAAACAAATTGGAAGCCAAAGAACCATATTTTCTTTAGAAAAAGTGAGATACTTTTAGGCAGTATCTGCTACCTTTTTAGAAGACTAATTGCCTCAAGAGCACCAAGAACACCAACAACACCGTCATATTTTCCTGAGAATGGAATGGCATCAACATGAGAACCAGTTCCAACTGCTCCTAGTCCAGCTTCGGAACCCTCCCTGAGAAGTTCACCATGTTAAAATCGAAATGTGAATTCCAGTACATATCAAGTTTCAGTGAAAACAAGAGATTTTCCAAATCGAAGGTACTATATTACAGCAGGATCCTCACATGCTTTCAGCTGAATACGAGAGCCGTCACCAACTTACCAGCGGCCAAATATGTTACCAACAGCATCTTCCCGAACTGCAAGGCCGAGATCATTCATTATCCCTTTGATATacctaaacataaaagaaaaacagaggACGACAATCAGGCAGGCATCAGCAAAAGTGGCCGTGGATGCTCATTATTGTGGCACAGTGGTAGCTTTAAATATCACACTTGAAACGGGATGGGATGACCACTTTGTTAAATTTGCATCCGAATCCGGAATGCAAACCAAGTCACAAAGTCGACATATCAGTCTTATAATGATCGATCTTCTAAGCGTGGAACATTCTAGGACTAATATTTCCCCCCGAACAATCACGGCCATAATTGATCCCAAATAAATTCAGCACAGTCAGCAGAGAGTAATGTCGAGTCGTTCTTGCTTCtgttagctagctagctagctctgaCGACATTGGATATTCAGAATTTTATACTGATGATGGTGGCACCAGTGTTACCTTCGAGCCCGCACATCCTTGTCGCTGTACAGAACGCGGGTCACGGACGGCGCGGGCGAGTCCGAGAACGACGCCAGTTCATCAATCTGGGAAAGGCACATCGTGGGGGAAAACACCATTTCAGTTGTCACTTGTCAGTTCACAGTGATAGCCTGCAGCCCTGCGCAGCATGAGCGTGCGGCTAAGGGAACGGGGAGGCGCACCTGACGCTGCAGGCCCTCGGAGTCGACGCGGAACGCGGTGGACGGGCCCTCGTCGCCATCGGAGGCGGGGAACCCGGCGAACTCCTCCATcgtccgccgcgccaccgcgtcgTCGTGGccccccgcggcggccgcggcgccgacgaggaggagagcgaggaggaggagccgcgaGGCCTTCGGCTCCGACGTCATGCTTCGGTTCTGTCTGGCTGGCTGCCCTGCTGGGTTGCAGGGAGAGATTTGAACGGCGGGCGGGGGAGGTGGGAGTGGGAGACGACGCGACGGCACTGCCGCTGTTGCTGTTGGTGGTGGCGAGTGGGGTGGCCCGACTGCCTGCGTGCTGACGAGGaagacgacgcggcggcgggtgggcgGTGGCTGCTTCCTAACGATCACGAGTGGAGGTGCGGCGCGGGCCCGCCCGGATTCTCTGTGAACTATCGGCCGTGTTAGTCcctgaatttttttattttttttttcaaaaaagacgaatacatgtatggagtactaaacgaagtttatttgtaaatttttttcatagatggatgtaacttttcgagacgaatctaacgagccaaGTTCCACCacaattggctacagtgatactacagtaactgtCCCTAATTATTCCCTAAATCTTATTAGCTACATCACATACTACAGTACCATAATTGTAGAGattgttttataattagactttatttaataccactaattagtggtcaaaaaagaaaaaaatttcttacccctaaccaaacacggccattgcTTTTCCCTGTCACCCTGTACGTTCAGGTGTGCGTGTACTTTTGAGCTCCTGCGGAATCCGATGAAGCAGAGGATCCCTCGCCCCACTCTCTCCGGAACCGGGGCTTTGGCTCTGGGACCCACGAACCAGCAGCCGAACGGCCCAAGAGCAGCCTGTGGAAGAGGGACATACTAGGGGACCAAGCCGGCTCGGCCCATGGGCCGCG containing:
- the LOC120666827 gene encoding ureidoglycolate hydrolase-like, producing MTSEPKASRLLLLALLLVGAAAAAGGHDDAVARRTMEEFAGFPASDGDEGPSTAFRVDSEGLQRQIDELASFSDSPAPSVTRVLYSDKDVRARRYIKGIMNDLGLAVREDAVGNIFGRWEGSEAGLGAVGTGSHVDAIPFSGKYDGVVGVLGALEAISLLKRSGFQPKRSLEVIMFTSEEPTRFGISCLGSRLMAGIEELAQSLRKVVDNQNVSFLDAAESAGYKMDPKDLQSVFLKKNSYSAFIELHIEQGPILEKEGIPIGIVTAIAAPASITVEFEGNGGHAGAVLMPARNDAGLAAAELALAVEKHVLESGSIDTVGTVGILQLHPGAINSIPSKSHLEIDVRDIDEKRRNEVIEKIRRSATEISKNRGVVLSEFKIINQDPPALSDQSVVEAMEFAAKQLNLEYKKMISRAYHDSLFMARVSPMGMIFIPCYKGYSHKPEEYASPEDMANGVKVLALTMAKLSLE